The following proteins are encoded in a genomic region of Dehalococcoidia bacterium:
- a CDS encoding DHA2 family efflux MFS transporter permease subunit, translating into MDSPPVKLGLRALPRRQIVLTMAGVLMALFMSSLDQTIVNTAMPRIIVDLNGFAHYTWIITIYIITSAITIPIIGKLTDMYGRKPFYIAGIVIFTISSFLSGLSQSMMQLIIFRGIQGIGAGAMIANAFTVIADIFPPAERGKYQGIISAVFGISAIVGPSLGGFITDTLSWHWIFFVNVPIGTAVVVLFILFFPDVRPAAGHRHQVDYPGIFTLSVGVAALLLALSWGGAQYPWNSFPVIGLLALFAVMLVAFLYTEIRSREPIIPLSLFGNRIVAVSEIVVFLTAFGMFGAITFVPLFFQGVLGATATASGGFLTPMILGQVSGSFISGQLLSRTGGHYRVQGVFGLGLMAVGIFFLSRMGTDTSFVVAIVNIVMTGFGLGMTMPLYTIAVQNTVPYNMLGVATSSVPFIRSIGASVGLAIFGSTMTSRFAAEFTGRLSPALRDALPAAQIDALGHNPQTLLSAASQAELKDFLMQASPQGSQLFDQLQETLKQALSSALREVFIISLITAVLAIGVHLFIKEIPLRKEHRNR; encoded by the coding sequence ATGGATAGCCCCCCGGTTAAACTCGGTTTGCGCGCGCTGCCCAGGCGCCAGATAGTCCTGACTATGGCGGGTGTACTCATGGCACTGTTCATGAGCTCGCTTGACCAGACCATAGTGAACACTGCCATGCCGCGTATCATCGTGGACCTGAATGGTTTTGCCCACTATACCTGGATAATCACTATCTACATCATTACCTCGGCCATAACCATCCCCATCATCGGCAAGCTGACCGACATGTATGGGCGCAAGCCGTTCTACATCGCCGGGATTGTCATATTCACCATCTCATCGTTTCTCTCCGGCTTAAGCCAGAGTATGATGCAGCTCATCATCTTCCGCGGCATACAGGGCATCGGCGCCGGCGCCATGATAGCCAATGCCTTTACAGTCATCGCCGATATTTTCCCGCCCGCGGAGCGCGGCAAATACCAGGGCATCATCAGCGCTGTTTTCGGCATATCGGCCATCGTTGGTCCTTCGCTCGGCGGTTTTATCACGGATACTCTTTCATGGCACTGGATATTCTTCGTGAATGTGCCTATTGGCACTGCCGTCGTCGTTCTTTTCATATTGTTTTTCCCGGATGTCCGCCCGGCAGCGGGACATCGCCACCAGGTCGACTATCCCGGCATATTCACCCTATCGGTCGGCGTGGCTGCGCTGCTGCTGGCTCTGTCCTGGGGCGGCGCGCAGTATCCCTGGAATTCGTTCCCGGTAATCGGCCTACTCGCCCTGTTTGCGGTCATGCTGGTAGCCTTTTTATATACTGAAATCAGGAGTCGCGAGCCGATCATCCCGCTATCTCTTTTCGGTAACCGCATTGTCGCCGTTTCTGAAATCGTGGTTTTTCTAACCGCCTTCGGCATGTTCGGAGCCATTACCTTCGTCCCGCTCTTTTTTCAAGGCGTGCTGGGAGCTACGGCGACCGCCAGCGGCGGATTTTTAACGCCCATGATTTTGGGGCAAGTAAGCGGCAGCTTTATTTCTGGACAGTTGCTGTCGAGAACGGGAGGGCATTACCGCGTTCAGGGCGTGTTTGGTTTGGGACTTATGGCGGTTGGAATATTCTTTCTATCCAGGATGGGGACTGACACCAGTTTCGTAGTTGCCATCGTCAATATAGTTATGACGGGTTTCGGCCTGGGCATGACAATGCCTCTATATACCATCGCCGTACAGAATACTGTTCCCTATAACATGCTGGGAGTCGCTACCTCATCTGTACCCTTCATACGCTCGATCGGCGCCTCGGTTGGCCTAGCTATCTTCGGCTCCACCATGACTTCTCGCTTCGCGGCTGAATTCACGGGGCGGCTTTCACCGGCGCTCAGAGACGCGTTGCCGGCGGCACAGATAGATGCGCTGGGGCACAATCCGCAGACACTTCTCAGCGCAGCCTCGCAGGCGGAACTCAAGGATTTCCTGATGCAGGCCAGCCCGCAGGGAAGTCAGCTGTTCGATCAGCTTCAGGAAACGCTCAAACAGGCGTTAAGCTCGGCGCTGCGTGAGGTTTTTATCATCTCGCTGATTACGGCTGTCCTGGCTATAGGCGTGCACCTCTTTATAAAAGAAATACCGCTGCGCAAAGAACACAGGAACAGATAG
- a CDS encoding sodium-translocating pyrophosphatase: MPGLFWIVPVSGVLTVLFVLWLARNVLKRDSGTPKMKEIGDMIFQGAWAFMKRQYSTIAIFSVAIAIIIGVLVGVLGGNEAGYTGFAIGWRTSVAFLVGALCSAVAGFVGMYIAVKSNVRCASAAQKSLREAVTVALRGGGVAGFLITALSLIGVTVIFFAFGGYSKPEIAPHLIVGFGFGASFVALFAQLGGGIYTKAADVGADLVGKVESGIPEDDPRNPAVIADLVGDNVGDCAGRGADLFESTAAENIGAMILGIAAYLVTKNVVWILFPLVVRGFGMVASMVGLMVVKAKEGENPMNALNRGYYVALLLSVVGLFLSVYFMLHKDLNGKEMWLFAAGLVGIIASVIVVFVTQYYTEFRFRPVREIAEASKTGPATNIIAGLSVGFETTFATALIIGVALMLAYWFGTLSGVAGAGAFGTAVATMGMLMTCPYILTMDTFGPITDNANGINEMAGAGPEVRKITDRLDAVGNTTKALTKGYALVSAGLAAFLLFQAYLDRVSFIKFGVVGQYAVVDIARIEVFVGALLAAMVVYLFSAMAIKAVGKTAGKIIEEVRRQFKADPEILNPKDPAHPHKPDYARAVDITARAGLHEMIAPGLLPVLAPVIVGLVFKWMGYDAPMVVAAFLMVGTIGGIMMASFMNNGGGAWDNAKKMIEDGQLKDEKGNVLGKKTPAHAAAVVGDTIGDPLKDTAGPSLHVLIKLLATITLVLVPLFI; the protein is encoded by the coding sequence ATGCCCGGTCTTTTCTGGATAGTGCCCGTATCCGGTGTGCTCACGGTGCTGTTCGTGCTGTGGCTGGCACGCAACGTGCTCAAGCGCGACAGCGGCACGCCCAAGATGAAGGAAATAGGCGACATGATCTTCCAGGGCGCCTGGGCTTTCATGAAGCGTCAGTACAGCACGATTGCCATTTTCTCGGTGGCGATAGCCATTATCATCGGCGTCCTGGTCGGCGTGCTGGGCGGCAATGAAGCCGGATATACCGGCTTTGCCATCGGCTGGCGTACTTCTGTGGCCTTCCTGGTGGGAGCCCTGTGCTCCGCCGTAGCCGGTTTTGTTGGCATGTATATAGCTGTCAAATCCAACGTCCGCTGCGCCTCCGCCGCTCAGAAAAGCCTGAGGGAGGCGGTAACCGTAGCTTTGCGGGGTGGTGGCGTGGCTGGATTCCTCATTACAGCGTTGAGCCTTATCGGTGTCACGGTTATATTTTTTGCCTTCGGGGGATACAGCAAACCCGAAATCGCTCCTCACCTCATCGTGGGTTTTGGCTTCGGTGCCAGTTTCGTGGCCCTTTTCGCACAACTCGGCGGCGGTATTTATACCAAGGCCGCTGATGTGGGCGCCGACCTGGTCGGCAAGGTGGAATCGGGCATTCCGGAAGATGACCCGCGCAATCCCGCCGTGATTGCGGACCTGGTGGGTGATAACGTCGGCGACTGCGCCGGACGCGGCGCGGACCTTTTCGAATCCACGGCTGCCGAGAATATCGGCGCCATGATCCTGGGTATCGCGGCTTATCTGGTAACAAAAAATGTCGTCTGGATACTCTTTCCGCTGGTGGTGCGCGGCTTCGGCATGGTCGCCAGCATGGTGGGGTTGATGGTCGTCAAAGCCAAGGAGGGCGAAAACCCCATGAATGCCCTCAACCGCGGCTATTATGTGGCGCTCCTCCTCTCCGTGGTTGGCCTTTTCCTGAGCGTCTACTTTATGCTGCACAAGGACCTCAATGGCAAGGAGATGTGGCTTTTCGCTGCCGGGCTGGTGGGCATTATCGCCAGTGTTATCGTGGTCTTCGTGACACAGTATTACACCGAGTTCCGTTTCCGCCCCGTTAGAGAGATCGCAGAGGCTTCCAAGACCGGGCCGGCCACCAACATCATCGCCGGGCTTTCGGTAGGTTTTGAAACCACTTTTGCTACGGCTCTTATCATCGGCGTAGCCCTCATGCTGGCTTACTGGTTTGGCACTCTTAGCGGTGTGGCTGGCGCTGGCGCGTTCGGTACTGCCGTGGCCACCATGGGCATGCTGATGACCTGTCCCTACATCCTTACTATGGATACATTCGGCCCTATTACCGACAACGCCAACGGCATTAACGAGATGGCTGGCGCCGGGCCCGAGGTGCGCAAAATTACAGACCGTCTGGATGCGGTCGGCAATACTACCAAGGCCTTGACCAAGGGCTATGCGCTGGTTTCAGCCGGTCTGGCGGCTTTCCTGCTGTTCCAGGCCTATCTCGACCGAGTCTCATTCATCAAGTTTGGTGTAGTCGGACAATATGCGGTAGTCGATATCGCCCGCATTGAGGTTTTTGTGGGCGCTTTGCTGGCCGCAATGGTGGTCTATCTGTTCAGCGCCATGGCCATAAAAGCCGTCGGCAAAACAGCCGGTAAAATTATCGAAGAAGTTCGCCGCCAGTTCAAGGCTGACCCTGAAATACTCAATCCCAAAGATCCCGCTCATCCCCACAAACCGGATTATGCCAGGGCCGTGGATATCACCGCCCGCGCCGGCCTGCATGAGATGATTGCCCCCGGACTTCTTCCCGTCCTCGCTCCGGTCATTGTCGGGCTTGTTTTCAAGTGGATGGGCTACGATGCGCCCATGGTGGTAGCTGCCTTCCTGATGGTGGGAACCATCGGCGGCATCATGATGGCGTCGTTTATGAACAACGGCGGCGGCGCCTGGGACAATGCCAAGAAGATGATTGAAGACGGGCAGCTCAAGGACGAAAAGGGCAACGTTCTCGGCAAGAAGACCCCCGCTCACGCGGCAGCCGTGGTGGGCGATACTATCGGCGACCCCCTTAAAGATACGGCCGGCCCTTCCCTGCACGTCTTAATCAAACTCCTGGCTACTATCACTCTGGTATTGGTTCCTCTGTTCATCTAA
- a CDS encoding endonuclease MutS2: MLKNRGAARRLPLLCLYREVVSCKICSDMDNKDLELLEFPRIRDIIAGYCSFSLSREAALGLTPSSDFAEVEARLAESSEARHLLEAEPSIGVSGIEDVTSVVIAAGRGKILDPQSLNAVRVTLEVLRILREKVSHHAEELPHLWAYACNITAHGGLGNVISRAISPDGELLPNASAKLASIRHNQRSRRAELVDKLQAYITSDAGRRYIQEPIVTEREGRFVIAVKSEFRGEVKGIVHDVSNSGASIFVEPWQTLELGNAIKELQIEEQREIERILTELSAAVGDICDSISAGIKAAAAIDFSLARARFAGRFRATEAQIYRPTDAKPPLVHLEAARHPLIGDSAVPIDVDLGKDFSVLVITGPNTGGKTVCLKTVGLLCAMTQAGLPIPASPASHLPVLDGIYADIGDEQSIAQTLSTFGWHMSNISRILKSARGYNLVVLDELGASTDPLEGSALARAILLFLLQNKFLAAVTTHYTDLKVFAHVTPGLENASFDFDPRTLTPTFHLTLGIPGGSNAIATASHFGLPEAVVSQARAALSQENQQMETLLISLNAEKQHLVDVNKELEREKSTYLKQNEMLSAELKKLCDEQQAMIRSARDDIVAEVASLQKEINSASAELKRQVSKTAVSGARESSKKVRERLNQGIFARQTEQAATSEEGEIAVGDRVWLREYDVKGTVTALNPESGQVEVIAGALRFRVGRDNVARLSGAQPEASQAVKLHTAPRSVPMELDLRGKRAEEIEPLLDNYLSDAAVARLPWVRIIHGFGTGAVRSIVREMAGRHPLAKSFKSAEQNEGGGGATIINLR, translated from the coding sequence ATGTTGAAAAACCGAGGGGCAGCCAGGCGGCTGCCCCTTCTTTGTTTATATCGAGAGGTTGTTTCGTGTAAAATATGTTCTGACATGGACAACAAAGACCTGGAACTCCTGGAATTTCCCCGTATCAGAGATATTATCGCCGGGTATTGTTCCTTTTCTCTGAGCCGCGAGGCGGCGCTCGGCCTCACGCCCTCGTCAGACTTTGCCGAGGTCGAGGCACGGCTGGCCGAATCTTCAGAGGCACGCCATCTTCTTGAAGCGGAACCCTCAATCGGCGTATCCGGCATCGAGGATGTCACCTCGGTAGTCATCGCTGCCGGGCGGGGCAAGATACTCGACCCGCAAAGCCTCAACGCCGTACGCGTCACCCTGGAGGTGCTCAGAATACTGCGGGAGAAAGTTTCGCATCACGCAGAAGAACTGCCACACCTCTGGGCTTATGCCTGCAATATCACGGCGCACGGAGGGCTGGGAAACGTCATCAGCCGCGCTATTTCGCCTGATGGAGAGCTGCTGCCCAACGCCTCGGCCAAACTGGCCTCCATCCGCCATAACCAGCGCTCGCGCCGCGCCGAGCTGGTGGATAAGCTCCAGGCTTACATCACCTCTGACGCCGGCCGCCGCTACATACAGGAACCGATTGTCACCGAGCGCGAAGGCCGTTTCGTCATCGCCGTCAAAAGTGAATTCCGCGGCGAGGTCAAAGGCATCGTCCACGATGTTTCCAACAGCGGTGCCAGTATTTTCGTAGAACCCTGGCAGACTCTTGAGTTGGGTAATGCCATCAAGGAACTCCAGATTGAAGAACAGCGCGAGATAGAGCGCATACTCACTGAGCTGAGCGCTGCTGTGGGAGATATCTGTGACAGTATCTCGGCGGGCATCAAGGCCGCCGCCGCGATTGATTTTTCGCTGGCAAGGGCCCGTTTTGCGGGACGCTTCAGAGCCACTGAAGCGCAAATCTACCGCCCCACCGATGCCAAGCCGCCATTGGTACACCTTGAGGCAGCGCGCCATCCCCTTATAGGCGACAGCGCTGTGCCCATAGATGTCGACCTCGGGAAGGACTTCTCCGTGCTGGTCATCACCGGCCCCAACACCGGCGGCAAGACGGTGTGTCTCAAGACAGTTGGCCTGTTATGCGCCATGACACAGGCTGGCCTGCCCATTCCGGCCTCCCCCGCCAGCCACCTGCCGGTACTGGACGGCATTTACGCCGACATCGGCGACGAGCAAAGCATAGCGCAGACCCTCTCCACCTTCGGCTGGCACATGAGCAACATCAGTCGCATACTCAAATCGGCGCGGGGCTACAATCTCGTCGTGCTCGACGAGCTGGGGGCCAGCACCGACCCGCTGGAAGGTTCCGCCCTGGCGCGCGCCATACTGCTTTTCCTGCTGCAAAACAAGTTTCTGGCGGCGGTAACCACGCACTACACCGACCTGAAAGTGTTTGCCCACGTCACGCCGGGGCTGGAAAACGCCTCCTTCGATTTCGATCCCCGCACCCTCACCCCCACTTTTCACCTGACGCTGGGCATTCCGGGCGGCTCGAACGCCATCGCCACGGCATCTCACTTCGGGCTGCCGGAAGCGGTGGTTTCTCAGGCACGCGCCGCGCTCAGCCAGGAAAACCAGCAGATGGAGACGCTTCTTATCAGCCTGAATGCCGAAAAGCAGCATCTTGTTGACGTCAACAAAGAGCTGGAGAGAGAGAAGAGTACTTATCTGAAGCAGAACGAGATGCTTTCCGCCGAACTCAAAAAACTATGCGACGAGCAACAGGCCATGATACGTTCCGCCCGCGACGATATCGTGGCCGAGGTAGCCTCGCTGCAAAAAGAGATAAACAGCGCCTCGGCGGAGCTTAAAAGGCAGGTGTCGAAGACGGCTGTCAGCGGAGCGCGCGAGTCCTCCAAAAAAGTGAGGGAACGACTGAACCAGGGCATCTTCGCCCGGCAGACGGAACAGGCCGCCACATCGGAAGAGGGCGAGATAGCGGTGGGAGACCGCGTGTGGCTCAGGGAGTATGACGTCAAGGGCACGGTCACGGCGCTGAACCCGGAAAGCGGCCAGGTTGAGGTCATTGCCGGGGCCCTGCGTTTCAGGGTCGGACGGGACAATGTCGCCCGGTTGTCGGGCGCGCAGCCGGAAGCCTCTCAGGCGGTGAAACTGCACACGGCTCCCCGCTCCGTGCCCATGGAGCTTGACCTGCGCGGCAAACGTGCGGAGGAAATCGAGCCGCTACTGGACAACTACCTGAGCGACGCCGCCGTGGCGCGGTTGCCGTGGGTGCGCATCATTCACGGCTTCGGCACGGGCGCGGTGCGCAGCATTGTGCGGGAAATGGCCGGGCGGCACCCGCTGGCAAAGAGCTTCAAGAGCGCCGAACAGAATGAGGGCGGCGGCGGGGCGACGATTATCAATTTGAGGTAA